One region of Haloprofundus salilacus genomic DNA includes:
- a CDS encoding mandelate racemase/muconate lactonizing enzyme family protein: MVKNYAELHDPNAEYTMRNLSSETMGLSNERGGGRDVEITDVQTTMINGNFPWTLVRIYTDAGVVGTGEAYWGAGVPELIERMRPFLVGENPLDIDRLFEHLVQKMSGEGSIAGVTVTAISGIEIALHDLAGKILDVPAYQLLGGKYRDEVRVYCDCHTEDEADPEACADEAERVVEELGYDALKFDLDVPSGHEKDRANRHLRPGEIRHKAEIVEKVTKRVKDRADVAFDCHWTFSGGSAKRLAKAIEEYDVWWLEDPVPPENHDVQREVTQFTSTPITAGENVYRKHGHRQLLESMGVDIIAPDMPKVGGMRETRKIADLADTYYVPVAMHNVASPVATMASAHVGASIPNSLAVEYHSYELGWWEDLVQEDVIENGYIEIPEKPGLGLTLDMDVVEERMVDGEELFDEA, from the coding sequence CGGCCGCGACGTGGAGATCACCGACGTGCAGACGACGATGATCAACGGGAACTTCCCGTGGACGCTCGTCCGAATCTACACCGACGCGGGCGTCGTCGGCACCGGTGAGGCGTACTGGGGCGCGGGCGTCCCTGAACTCATCGAGCGGATGCGACCGTTCCTCGTCGGCGAGAACCCGCTCGACATCGACCGGCTCTTCGAGCACCTTGTCCAGAAGATGTCCGGCGAAGGCTCCATCGCCGGCGTCACCGTCACGGCCATCTCGGGCATCGAAATCGCGTTGCACGACCTCGCGGGCAAGATTCTCGACGTGCCCGCCTACCAGCTGCTCGGCGGGAAGTACCGCGACGAGGTCCGTGTCTACTGCGACTGCCACACCGAAGACGAGGCCGACCCCGAGGCGTGCGCCGACGAGGCCGAGCGCGTCGTCGAGGAACTCGGCTACGACGCGCTGAAGTTCGATCTCGACGTCCCCTCGGGCCACGAGAAGGACCGCGCGAACCGCCACCTCCGACCGGGCGAGATCCGCCACAAGGCCGAAATCGTCGAGAAGGTGACCAAGCGCGTCAAGGACCGCGCCGACGTCGCGTTCGACTGCCACTGGACGTTTTCCGGAGGTAGCGCCAAGCGCCTCGCGAAGGCTATCGAGGAGTACGACGTCTGGTGGCTCGAAGACCCCGTACCACCGGAGAACCACGACGTCCAGCGCGAGGTGACGCAGTTCACCTCGACGCCCATCACCGCCGGCGAGAACGTCTACCGCAAGCACGGTCACCGCCAACTGCTCGAGTCGATGGGCGTCGACATCATCGCACCGGATATGCCGAAGGTCGGCGGCATGCGAGAGACGCGCAAGATCGCAGACCTGGCTGACACGTACTACGTACCCGTGGCGATGCACAATGTCGCCTCACCCGTCGCGACGATGGCCTCCGCGCACGTGGGCGCGTCCATCCCGAACTCGTTGGCCGTCGAATACCACTCCTACGAACTCGGCTGGTGGGAGGATTTGGTGCAGGAAGACGTCATCGAGAACGGCTACATCGAGATCCCCGAGAAGCCCGGTCTCGGCCTGACGCTCGACATGGACGTCGTCGAAGAGCGCATGGTCGACGGCGAAGAGCTGTTTGACGAGGCGTAG
- the galK gene encoding galactokinase: MSEQLDRAADELVAQFGEGGRIVGATAPGRVNLVGGHTDYNDGFVLPAAIDRRTAVAARARDDETIRVYSADFAEAATFELSKLDPPDAAEWVDYVKGVVAELRAVDGGEAVRGAELAIVGDVPRGAGLSSSAALELAVGGALVTAFELDVDRRSLADLAWRAETEFVGLDCGIMDQYAVALCEADAALFLDCRDRSTELVPFDGDRARIVAVDTNVEHELVDSAYNDRVRECARGVDLLDDRLDAEIGSLRDVSPAALNAHADALPETIRRRCRHVVSENERVRRAAAALREGDFTAVGELMFDSHESLRGDYEVSCAELDLVVDVARETEGVYGARLTGAGFGGSVVSLVAPEAVAEFEAAIRREYPERTGVEPDIYDCDVVGGYAVER; encoded by the coding sequence ATGTCGGAGCAACTCGACCGAGCGGCCGACGAACTCGTCGCTCAGTTCGGCGAAGGCGGACGTATAGTCGGCGCGACAGCGCCCGGCCGCGTCAACCTCGTCGGCGGCCACACCGACTACAACGACGGCTTCGTCCTTCCAGCGGCTATCGACCGCCGCACCGCCGTCGCCGCGCGCGCTCGCGACGACGAGACAATTCGCGTCTATTCGGCGGATTTCGCCGAGGCGGCGACGTTCGAACTCTCGAAACTTGACCCGCCCGACGCCGCCGAGTGGGTCGATTACGTGAAGGGCGTCGTCGCAGAACTCCGGGCGGTCGACGGAGGAGAGGCGGTCCGCGGCGCGGAGCTCGCCATCGTCGGCGATGTCCCTCGCGGGGCCGGACTCTCTTCCTCAGCGGCGCTAGAACTCGCCGTCGGCGGCGCGCTCGTGACCGCGTTCGAGTTGGACGTTGACCGCCGGAGCCTCGCCGATCTCGCGTGGCGCGCCGAGACCGAGTTCGTCGGTCTCGACTGCGGCATCATGGACCAGTACGCCGTCGCACTCTGTGAGGCCGACGCCGCGCTGTTTCTGGACTGCCGGGACCGCTCGACCGAACTCGTCCCCTTCGACGGCGACCGCGCTCGCATCGTCGCGGTGGACACGAACGTCGAACACGAACTCGTCGACTCGGCGTACAACGACCGGGTTCGGGAGTGCGCTCGGGGCGTCGACCTGCTGGACGACCGACTCGACGCCGAAATCGGGTCGCTCCGGGACGTCTCTCCGGCGGCGCTCAACGCCCACGCCGACGCACTTCCCGAGACGATCCGTCGCCGCTGTCGACACGTCGTCTCCGAAAACGAGCGCGTTCGACGCGCCGCCGCGGCGCTCCGGGAGGGCGATTTTACCGCCGTCGGCGAGTTGATGTTCGACTCTCACGAGAGCCTGCGCGGCGACTACGAGGTTAGCTGTGCGGAACTGGATCTGGTCGTCGATGTCGCCCGCGAAACCGAGGGCGTCTACGGCGCGCGACTCACCGGCGCGGGGTTCGGCGGCTCTGTCGTCTCGCTCGTCGCGCCGGAGGCCGTCGCCGAGTTCGAGGCGGCGATTCGACGGGAGTATCCCGAGCGGACCGGCGTCGAACCGGATATCTACGACTGCGACGTCGTCGGCGGGTACGCGGTGGAACGGTGA
- a CDS encoding acetamidase/formamidase family protein, giving the protein MSRSEYAVDYELSDDDVNVHHVWDNEIDPVLTVEPGDVIRFECRDALDGQVTKDSTAEDLANANFDPIHPLTGPVAVEGAEPGDVLAVELLEFEHKGWGFTGYLPGEMGLGLLPDEFEEPGLYIWDLGEETAEFVNGIEIPLDMFPGIIGVAPGAPGEHDTLPPRDTGGNMDVKHITTGSTVYLPVETEGGLFSTADCHAAQGDGEVCVTGIEAPMFVTARFDVRKDTNIEQPQFETDGPFTPTGQDERMYGTTGIDSDLMEATRKAVRHMIDHLHDERGLTRGEAYILCSAAVDLKISEVVDAPNWTVTAYLPESIFP; this is encoded by the coding sequence ATGTCTCGGAGTGAGTACGCTGTCGACTACGAACTGAGCGACGACGACGTGAACGTCCACCACGTTTGGGACAACGAAATCGATCCGGTACTGACCGTCGAACCCGGCGACGTGATTCGGTTCGAGTGCCGCGACGCGCTCGACGGACAGGTGACGAAAGACTCGACGGCCGAGGATCTCGCCAACGCGAATTTCGACCCAATCCACCCGCTGACCGGGCCTGTTGCCGTCGAAGGCGCCGAACCCGGCGACGTGCTCGCCGTCGAACTGCTGGAGTTCGAGCACAAGGGCTGGGGCTTCACCGGCTACTTGCCCGGCGAGATGGGTCTCGGACTTCTCCCCGACGAGTTCGAGGAGCCGGGTCTGTACATCTGGGACCTTGGCGAGGAGACGGCCGAGTTCGTCAACGGCATCGAGATTCCACTCGATATGTTCCCCGGAATCATCGGCGTCGCGCCGGGCGCACCGGGCGAACACGACACGCTCCCGCCGAGAGACACCGGCGGTAACATGGACGTCAAACACATAACCACTGGGTCGACGGTGTACCTCCCCGTCGAGACCGAGGGCGGCCTCTTCTCGACGGCGGACTGCCACGCTGCGCAGGGCGACGGCGAGGTGTGCGTCACGGGCATCGAGGCACCGATGTTCGTGACCGCGCGCTTCGACGTGCGAAAGGACACGAACATCGAACAGCCGCAGTTCGAGACCGACGGCCCGTTCACCCCGACGGGGCAGGACGAGCGGATGTACGGGACGACGGGCATCGACAGCGACCTGATGGAGGCGACGAGGAAGGCGGTCCGGCACATGATAGACCACCTGCACGACGAGCGCGGCCTGACGCGCGGGGAGGCGTACATCCTCTGCTCGGCGGCCGTCGATCTGAAGATAAGCGAAGTCGTCGACGCGCCTAACTGGACTGTCACGGCGTACCTGCCGGAGAGCATCTTCCCGTAG
- a CDS encoding MOSC domain-containing protein, with protein MAHVETIFVTAEDSAPMEELDSVDAVEGGLSGDRYQTGRGYYSPYDVCEVTLIEAEAIDEIREEFGIDLTDGRHRRNVVTRDVEVHDLLHSTFRVGDALLRGTRPRPPCAHVEQVADEEGVAQALKNRRGGICADVVEPGTIRAGDELEIVEEDPQMMGRKIAERLGL; from the coding sequence CCGATGGAAGAACTCGACAGCGTCGACGCCGTCGAGGGAGGACTCAGCGGCGACCGCTACCAGACGGGGCGCGGCTACTACTCGCCGTACGACGTCTGCGAGGTGACGCTCATCGAAGCCGAGGCTATCGACGAGATTCGCGAGGAGTTCGGCATCGACCTGACAGACGGCCGCCACCGCCGAAACGTCGTCACCCGCGATGTCGAGGTCCACGACCTGCTGCACTCGACGTTCCGCGTCGGCGACGCTCTCCTCCGCGGGACGCGTCCCCGGCCGCCCTGCGCGCACGTCGAGCAAGTGGCGGACGAGGAAGGCGTCGCGCAGGCGCTGAAGAACCGACGCGGCGGCATCTGCGCCGACGTCGTCGAACCGGGGACGATCCGCGCCGGCGACGAACTCGAAATCGTCGAGGAGGACCCGCAGATGATGGGTCGGAAGATAGCCGAGCGGTTGGGGCTGTAA